In Archangium violaceum, the following are encoded in one genomic region:
- the clpP gene encoding ATP-dependent Clp endopeptidase proteolytic subunit ClpP: MNIPFVIETTHRGERAYDLYSRLLKDRIVMLGTPVTDEVANIIVAQLLFLESEDPDKGINLYINSPGGSVTAGLAIYDTMQYVKCPVSTICIGQAASMGALLLLAGASGKRYALPNARIMIHQPLGGAQGQASDIDIQAKEILRLRSYINGLIVKHTGHTIERIEKDTERDYFMSAEEARQYGIIDEVVNKQLPLPVATTPKG, from the coding sequence ATGAACATCCCCTTCGTCATCGAGACCACCCACCGAGGCGAGCGCGCCTATGACCTCTACAGCCGGCTCCTCAAGGACCGGATCGTCATGCTCGGCACGCCGGTGACCGATGAAGTGGCGAACATCATCGTCGCCCAGCTGCTCTTCCTCGAGTCCGAGGACCCGGACAAGGGCATCAACCTCTACATCAACTCGCCGGGGGGTTCGGTGACGGCGGGCCTCGCCATCTACGACACGATGCAGTACGTCAAGTGTCCGGTGTCGACCATCTGCATCGGGCAGGCGGCCTCGATGGGGGCGCTGCTCCTGCTCGCCGGGGCGTCGGGCAAGCGGTACGCGCTGCCCAACGCGCGCATCATGATCCACCAGCCGCTGGGTGGGGCCCAGGGTCAGGCGTCCGACATCGACATCCAGGCGAAGGAGATCCTCCGCCTGCGCTCCTACATCAACGGCCTCATCGTGAAGCACACGGGCCACACCATCGAGCGCATCGAGAAGGACACCGAGCGCGACTACTTCATGAGCGCCGAGGAGGCCCGGCAGTACGGCATCATCGACGAGGTGGTGAACAAGCAGCTGCCGCTGCCGGTGGCCACCACCCCCAAGGGTTAG
- a CDS encoding MBL fold metallo-hydrolase encodes MRHITSLTSLLLVFLVGCATAPAASPGGRYDGTAHRLKEDSRVGVYTSKPRGFSTNSYWLEGPEGLVVIDTQFLPSAARELIELAERETGKKVVLAVVLHPNPDKFNGTGVFQERGIRVVTARQVLERIPAVFELRTRWFKDRYAPDWPEAEPRPEAFGAETTELEAAGLKLKAHVLGAGCSEAQVVVEWEGHLFTGDLVANGTHGWLELGRHHEWLKRLEELARLNPRQVHPGRGPSAGPELLARQRAYLEKVVELVRAGEPTLPVRDEAVAAAVQRVQAAFPDLDLAVFLRVGMPEVYRHEAELRANAAGH; translated from the coding sequence ATGAGACACATCACTTCGCTGACGAGCCTGTTGCTGGTCTTCCTGGTGGGCTGTGCCACTGCCCCCGCCGCGTCACCCGGTGGCCGTTACGACGGTACCGCCCATCGACTGAAGGAGGACTCCCGGGTGGGGGTCTACACCTCCAAGCCCCGGGGCTTCTCCACGAACTCGTATTGGCTCGAGGGCCCGGAGGGGCTGGTCGTCATCGACACCCAGTTCCTGCCCTCGGCGGCGCGGGAGCTCATCGAGCTGGCGGAGCGGGAGACGGGGAAGAAGGTGGTGCTGGCGGTGGTGCTGCACCCCAACCCGGACAAGTTCAACGGGACGGGCGTGTTCCAGGAGCGGGGCATCCGGGTGGTGACGGCCCGGCAGGTGCTCGAGCGGATTCCGGCGGTGTTCGAGCTGCGCACGCGCTGGTTCAAGGACCGGTACGCGCCGGACTGGCCGGAGGCGGAGCCGCGGCCGGAGGCGTTCGGCGCGGAGACGACGGAGCTGGAGGCGGCCGGACTGAAGCTGAAGGCGCACGTGCTGGGGGCGGGGTGCAGCGAGGCGCAGGTGGTGGTGGAGTGGGAGGGGCACCTGTTCACGGGGGACCTGGTGGCCAACGGCACCCACGGGTGGTTGGAGCTGGGGCGCCACCACGAGTGGCTGAAGCGGCTGGAGGAGCTGGCGCGGCTGAATCCCCGCCAGGTGCACCCGGGCCGGGGGCCGTCCGCGGGTCCGGAGCTGCTGGCGCGGCAGCGGGCGTACCTGGAGAAGGTGGTGGAGCTGGTGCGGGCCGGCGAGCCCACGCTGCCGGTGCGTGACGAGGCGGTGGCCGCGGCCGTGCAGCGGGTGCAGGCCGCCTTCCCGGACCTGGACCTGGCCGTGTTCCTCCGGGTGGGCATGCCCGAGGTGTACCGCCACGAGGCCGAGCTGCGCGCGAACGCGGCGGGGCATTGA